In Lactuca sativa cultivar Salinas chromosome 5, Lsat_Salinas_v11, whole genome shotgun sequence, the DNA window CCGGAATGTAATCAAGAGATTCACCGAGAAACCACCGAGAGGTACGCCGTTGAAACCCTTTGTCGTCTTGCCGTCGTTTATATTCGCTTTATACAACGAGAATCAGAAAACGGGTGCTGGTACTGAACGGCATTTCGGGTTATTATACCCGAACGGAACGAATATTTACGAGATTGATTTGTCGGGTAAGACGGCGTTGTCGGAGTTCAAGAAGCCGTTGCCGGTGCCAACGAATAATGAGCCGTTTAAGGGAAAGATTTGGTGCGTGGCGGCGCGTGGCGCTAACACAACAGCGCTCGCCGGAGCTCTATCATTCGCGTGTGGACAGGGTAACAGTACTTGTGACCCGATCCAACGTGGTGGGAAATGCTTCAAACCCGATTCGCTGACGTGGCATGCGAGCTATGCATTTAGCTCTTATTGGGCCCAGTTCAAAAAATCTGGTGGATCTTGTTACTTTAATGGGCTTGCGACCCAAACAGCCAAAAATCCAAGTAAATATCTATATTACCAATTTACCCTTCCACATCTTTATAAATTGTTATACATTTATTTTACCAACATATTAAACATATTTTAACCATTTAATATAATAAACGTACTATTTTTTATATCACTTTATGCAAAACCCGGTAAAATGGTACAATAATTATGTGTAATACTTTTGTAGTATCGTTATGCTATAACAAGTATATGCGATAcacattttttaatatattttctataattatagttcgttaaaattaaataatttagtGATATAATTTTTATGGCATAACTTATAAAGTgtttaatattttgcaggttttGGATCATGCAAGTTCCCTAGCGTGACTTTATGAGTTTTTTTGGAAAGCGAAAATTAACAAAAGTGTTTTTTTGGTTAGTTTGTGTTGTATCATTGTATGTTTTTTTGGATTGCGGAACATTAATCTATTGTCCTAAAATTAGTCAGTTTTCACATTCGTCTTTTCTTTAAAGCTTGACTGTCTTGTAAGTCTTTTCTTGTATTAATATATGATGTTGTATATTGATGCACATGCAAACCTCCACTAAGACCATAGTAACTAAGACATGTTTGCCACGGAGCAAACCTCCACTAAGACCATAGTAACTAAGACATGTTTGCCACGGAGCTTATGACACTATTGACAAGTTTTTAGTTTTTGACAAAACGCTCTTGTTTAAACATAAATCTTTGTTTGGTGATATGAACTTTTaacgtttagtttaaacaaaatgttCCAAATCTAAAAGCTACTTAATGTTTATTAAACGTTATTTAATGTAGTGTTTAGAGATGCACAAAACTTGAATCCGATATAGTTTCGCTTACGTCATCAAAAATCCGATCTGGTCAAAATCCGATTCAGTTCCAACCAAAATCCAAATCCGATTCTAATCCGATTTGAAACCGGTTTAAACCGATTTTAGTGGGTTTTAAGCGGATTTTGGGGCGGATTTGGATCCGGTTTTTAGCGAATCCGGTTTACGATCCGTTATCAAATCCGATTTGAAATATAGGATTACAATCCGATTGAAAATCCGGTTCTGGATTGGATCTGATTTTGAATAGTGAAACCGGTTTTTGTGCGCATCTCTAGTagtgtttaacaaaacgctactgaaatcaattttcataattgcccttaaaatatatttatatatttatttattttgaaacgattatcattttatgtaattttacatatttcaaaatattccaacATGTTTTGCCAAATATTCATATAAAGTTATTGTTAGAGTGTctattgtattatgtttatatTGTTCAGCCCATTTGTATTTTGTATTAGCCTAGCCAATTTGTATCTATTtgtacgtgtatatattttgataTCAAGAACATGTTTTGGTTATAGGAAAATACTCTGTTATCATGGTATTAGAGCTGTAGAATCTCTTCCTTTTTTACCTCCTTCTTTCTCTCTAACCCTAAAGGTCTCTAACTTTCTCTTCTTCCTCTCGTCTGCCTCTTGACTTCTAATCTCAGATTCCTTCTTCTTTCTGTGTGCATCATGACTGGAGGAGAAGTTCCCACCAAAGAACTCTGCATTCACGTCAATCACAGAAAAACCATATGGTATTGCTAATATACGTTCATCCATCCCCATCATTATTGATCTTGATAGAATGAACTATGACTCTTGGAGAGAGCTTTTTGAACTCATTGCTATGGCTTTGGTGTTGCTCATCATCTTAAAGAACCAAAAAACCCAGCTTCTTCCGACATGGACGAATGGCAGCGCATCGATAATATAGTCAAAATGTGGATATATGGTactctctcaccctctctccttCAGCTGTCTTCTAAACGGAAACCTAATACCCTTGCACTATGGTGCTATCTCGAATCTCTCTTCCGAGCCAACAAAGATTCGAAAGCTATGCAACTCGACACTGAGTTACGCAATATATCCATGGGCAATTTATTTGTTACTGAGTATTGCACAAAGATCCAAACCCTTGCTGATCTTCTTGAAAATCTCGATGCTGAAGTTCCTAAAAAGAACAttgtgatttatataataaatggTTTATCTCCTAAATATGATCATGTTGTAAGTATGATTAGACATCAGAAACCACTGCCATCATTTTCCGATACTCGTTCCATCTTACAAGTTGAAGAACAATGCATTCAGTTAAATCAAAATCGCAATCCGGGTGACTCATCTTCACCCACCGTTCTTCACGCCGGATCTCCTTCGGGTCCGCCCTATTTTTCTCGCAACAACAATATTGGAGGACGTGGAGCTCATGGTGGCAGAGGTAATCGAGGAGGAAGAAACGGCGGAAAGGGCGGTCGCCATGGAGGTTCTGGTCCGCCTCAAAACATACCTGCTCGATGGGGATTTGGGTGGTATCCGCTCCTAGTCATCACTGGATCGCTTTTATCCTCTCAACATGCCGGCCTACTCCCCCTTCCTATCCAACATCGACCAACTACTCAGCAGCCCACCTGGCCCAATaactctcaacaacaacaatacTATCAATCTAGGTTATCCCATAACTCGCCACAGCAGGCCTTCACTACCTCGATTCAACAACAATCTCAGCCTACTCCTCCTTGGACATGGTTCGGCCCACCTACTACTCCCCAACAACAAAGTCAACCAACTTCTCTCCCAGAATTTTTTTAGTTCAATGTCATTAAATGACCCAAGCAATAACGGTTGGTATATGGATACGGGGGCCACGAGTCATCTTTACTCAGAAGCAGGTATTCTCATGTTTCTTGTTCTTCTGTTTTAGTCGGTGATGGATCTAAAACTGTTGTAAGTAATATGGGTGATACCGATCTTTCTTTTTCTAATCCTTATCACTCACTTTCTCTTAAAAATGTTCTCATCACTCCAAATATCATCAAAAATCTCATTTCTGTTCGTAGTTTTACTAAAGATAATTCGTGTAGCGTTGAATTTGTTCCATTTGGTTTTTTTGTGATGGATCTTCAGACCAAACAAATCCTTCTTTAATGTGACAGCTCTGGTGATCTATATCCTGTTACAACCTCAACAACTCAAGCATGGCTTTCTCTCAGTCCAACTCTTTGGCATCAACGTCTTGGTTATCCCGGTCGTCCCATTTTACAACATTTAGTTTCTCGTAATTTGCTTCCATGTAAAAACTCTAAAAGTTTGCACTTATGTCATGTGTGTCAACTTGGAAAACACACCAAGTTACCTTTCTATTTGTCTGATTCTGTTTCTAATGCTCCTTTTGAATTAATTCATTCTAATGTTTGAATATCTCCACTTACAAGTACTAGTGGAATAAAATACTATGTTATTTTTATTGACAATTTCTCATTTTGTTTGGGTGTATCCATTACGACATAAATCTGATGTATTTGCCAAATTTGTCCATTTTCGACAATATGTCAAAAATCAATTCAAAACTGAAATTCAATCTTTTCAATGCGATAATGGGGGAGAATACAACAATAATCAATTTCATCAACTATGCAATGAAAATGGTATCAACATTCGTTTCGCATGCCCATACACATCCCAACAAAATGGGAAATCTGAACGCATGTTAAGAACCTTAAACAAAATGACCCGCATTACTTTTTCATGCCCACTTACCTCCAACCTTTTGGGTCGAAGCTCTTCACACGACGACTCATCTTCTAAATATTATTCCCTCCTCCACTCTTCAATATGATACTCCTTTTCATAAACTTTTCAATAAAAATCCATCCTACTCTCATCTTCGTGTCTTTGGTTGTCTATGCTACCCTCACCTCCCTACCACTCACAAACTTGAGCCAAAATCCATTCCTTGTATCTTTCTTGGATACCCATCTATTCATCGTGGCTTTCGCTGCCTTAACCTTGAAACTAAACAAATAATTCTCTCAcgtcatgtgaagtttgatgaatATGTCTTTCCATATGGCTCAATGACTCCCAATTCTCCCCCGTCCAATGAATTTCTTGAAAACATTGATGACTCTAATTTCATCTCATCCATCTTTCGTCAAACTTCCATTGTCTTTGAAGTTCCTCACTTTCCTTCCACAACATCTTCAGAGACAtcatctccttcttcttcgtCAAGTGAAAACCTATCTTCTTCCGATAACAGTGCCCCTCTTTTCACCATCGATTCTGATCCCACTGTCTTGAGATCATTGGTCTCCTCTCTTCCTAACTTTCACCATCAGGTTCCCATTACATCTACTCATCCTGTGTTTACTCGGTCTCGTCTTGGAACTGTTAAACCCGTTCAGAAACTCAATCTTCATGTTGAATCCTCTTCTCCAATTCCTTATAAGTACTTACAAGCATTTAAAGATCCAAACTGGTCTAATGCCATGAAGGATGAATATAACGCACTTATCGTTAATTAGACGTGGGTGCTTGTTCCACGTCCTACTGGTGAAAACATAATTAATTGCATTTGGTTATTCAAAAATAAGCAACATGTAGATGGTTCTTTGGCGCTATATAAAGCCCgtattgtagctaacagtcataGTCAACAACCTGGTATTGACTGTGATGAGACTTTTAGTCCTGTGGTTAAAGTCATAACTATACGTATTGTTCTTGCTCTCGTTGTTTCTCACAGTTGGCCGGTTCGTCAACTTGATGTGAAGAATGTTTTTCTTCACGATGATCTTCTTGAGACTGCCTACATGCACCAGCCTCCTGGGTTTCGGGACCCATGATTTCCTGATCATGTTTTTCTATTGCAACGATCTTTTTACGGACTCAAATAGGCTCCCCGGGCATGGTTTCATCGGTTTACTCAATATATTTGCAAACTCGGCTTCTCGACTAGTCGATGTGACTCTTCTTTATTCATCTATCGGCAGGGCTCACACACAGCTTATTTATtactttatgttgatgatattgttctGACTGCATCTTCCCCAGATCTTTTACAGCAGATTATTACCACCCTTAGCATCGAGTTTTCAATGACAGATCTGGGAGACCTAAATTTCTTTCTTAGCATTTTTGTTACTAGAGATACATCTTGCATGTTATTGTCACAATGAAAATACGTCCTTGAGATCCTTGATCGTGCTCACATGCTTAAATATAAACCTGCTCGCACTCCAGCCGACACATCTACAAAGTTGGATCCCTCTGGTACACCTGTTTCTGATCCGACTCTCTATCGGCATCTTGTCTGGGCTCTTCAGTATATTCACATTCACTCGTCCAGACATAGCTTATGTCGTTCATCAAGTCTGTCTTTACATGCATGATCCACGGGAACCCCATTTCACTGCCCTTAAACGGATTTTGCGATACATTCAGGGCACCATTGACCATggtcttcaactttactcttcACCCTCACGTGGTCTTATAGCTTATTTCGATACTGACTGGGCCGACTGTCCCTCTACCCGACGCTCCACTTCAGGGTATTGTGTGTTTTTGGGTCAAAATTTGATCTCTTGGTCATCTAAGAGACATGGGGCAATTTTTCGATCTAGTGCTGAGGCTAAGTTTCGGGGGGtggataatgttgttgctgaAACATGTTGCCATGTTGGATTCGAAGTTTACTTCGTGAACTTTTTCAACCGCCTACTCGTACGACTATTGTGTATTGTGATAATGTTAGTGCGGTATATATGTCTTTGAATCCTATTCAACATCAACGAACCACACACATCGAAATTGACATTCATTTTGTTTGTGACAAAGTGGCATTGGGACAGATTCACGTTCTTCATGTATTGTCGTCTTCCCAATACGCTGATATATTTACCAAGGGTCTACCAACTTCGTTGTTCATTGATTTCTGTTCCATCTTGAACATCCGAGAGCCTCACATTCAAACTGTGGGGGGCTGTTAGAGTGTATATTGTAAtattgtattatgtttatatTGTTCAGCCCATTTGTATTTGGTATTAGCCAAGCCCATTTGTATCTATTTGTATGTGTATACATTTTGATATCAAGGACAGGTTTTAGTTATgggaaaatactttgttatcagtTATAACTTCCAGCTACCCGCTAtcagctaccaacttcttttgTGTAACATGCCCTAAGGCCGGAGGGATCATATTTACCATAAAAGTGTCGTTTCTTACCCCATCCAATGAGTGATGTCacatttgtttttttaataaataaaaactttagttttaattaaaaacataatatttcattaattataaaaaacataacatcacattaaAATCCTAAAAACTTAGAAAAAATACAAATTTTGAACCTACACATACACACCAAacgatttaaaattaaaaaaaaatcctacTTAGCATAACGTGTTTTGACATCAGTTTTCATTGCCAAATCAATTTCAAGGTTCTCCCCGGACAGTTGCGATGTGTTCATCGTTAGTATTTTCAATTCGTTCTCCCTTTGTTTCCGAACCTTTCTTCCGGAAGCAATTTACAAAATTTTGTTCGGTCTATCTTTTATACCCTTTATATCGTCTCTGATGTCTTTTAAATGATCTGAATCTGAtgttttgcctttgtctttgttTTTTGTTTCGTCCCTTCCTATTGGTCTGGAAAGGTGATGAAATTTAAACCGACTCATCTTCATTGAGGTTGAAACCAACATGACCATCAGATGTAGTGTGTTCGGATTCTGATGTTCTTGAATGTTTTGAACCACTCTCGATATGGTCGTCGGATGTTTTGTTCAATTGTCATTTTTTGTTGTCTTTGACGAGATTTCAAACTTGAACAAATATGGATGACTTCTTGTTTTCTTTTTGGTAGACTTTTAAAGCTTTTTGAAAAATCATGACATTGCTTTCGCCGCTTCTTCATTGTCGTTTCATGTTGTTATACAAATCGCTAAAAACATGACTTTCTTATTCATCTTCCCCCATTTTGAGTAACTTAATCTTTTGTACGATACTCGGGAAGGTTCATTCCTTTGTGGAACATATGTTTAACTTAGTCTTTTCTTGTATTAATATATGATGTTGTATATTGATGCACGTCAACTCGTGCAAACCTCGACTAAGGCTATCTGGACTGGGGAGGGCTCCACACGTGAGCTGCTTACGTAGAGGCCCTCTCCACTCGTGAACACCGCCCCCGAATTTGGTGGGTTGGTCATGGTGTGGCAACGAGGACGGAAGAAGACGAAATATCTGATTAGTGGGTCAATTTCCGACCGTTAagcatttaataaaaaaattatgttatttatttatttattaatttaatttctctttagTCTTTATATATACATtcattttacatatatttttcaaaacaaagcccacaaactctttcaaatcaaatacACACATTCAACAAAAAATAGATCGACGATTCTGATGACGAGTTGGTATTGCACACATTATTGTCTGTGGCACAAGACATGGTTCGTGAGAGAGGCGAAAGTTTACACAACGAGAAGAAGCATAGAAAATGGATCAACCGGGATCGAGAGGCGGAAAATGAACTTTTGGTACATGATTATTTTTACCCTGATAGTTTATATGATCTTTCGGAATTTGAAGAacgttttcgtattagtagaaaTTTATTCTTACGTATAGCTAGAGATTTGGAACGTAATTATGAGTTTTTCCAATTAAGATGGGATGCTAGAGGTAAACGTAATTTTACTACAATACAAAAATATACGACCGCTCTTAGACAATTGGGACATGGCATAGATGTAGACACCTCTGATGAGTATTTGAAAATGTCTGAGAGGACGTGTCGAGACTGTACATATCTTTTCTGTGAGTATGTTATAGAGCTTTACCGTGAAATATACTTGCAACATCCGACTAAAAGTGATGTTGAACAGTTCTATATCGCACATCAAGCTAAACATGGTTTTCCATGGATGATTGGTAGTATTAATTGTACACACTTGGAGTGAGCAAATTGTCCCAATGCTTGACGTGGTCAATTCACGCAAGGTGATCATGGGGTCCTGAATTTTATGTTAGAGACGGTTGTTTCACATTACCTATGGTTTTGGCATGCATTCTTTGGTATGGCGGGGTCCAACAATGACCTGAATGTGCTTCAAGCGTTTCCGTTATTTAACAATAGTTTGCAGGGTAAAACACCATACATGTCATACGTTGTGAATGGAAATGAATATAAGTATGGGTATTACCTAGGTGATGTGATATATCCAGAGTATGCTATAATTGTCAAGTCATATTCATTTCTAGCcgatgaaaaacgaaaattgttCAAGTTAGCACAGGAATCTGCACGGAAGGATGTGGAACGAGCGTTTGTAGTTCTAAAACAAAAGTGACACGTAATCAAACATCCGACACGAACATGGGATAGGACAAAACAAACGACGGTGTTGACTGCTtatgttattttacataacatgatAATAGAAGAAGGGGGCAGGTTATTTGTTCATATACCGGGAACGATATACTTAATCCACTTGCAGTAATACAAGTTGGCAGCCCGACATACTTCTGTAGGGTTTTGGCAAAACAAAATCGTGAAACACATCAAAATTTACGTCATGATTTGACCGAGCACATGGGAAAAACAATTCCAAGGGAGATATGACGACGAAGACGAAAAGGATGAGGGCAATGACGATGAGGCGAATGCGGACGGTGACGACGAGGTGCATGAGGATGGTGACGACGACGAATAGTATTTGTCTATGGTTTCTATGTTTTTTAAGTAATGtaatgttttatgtttattttagtaatttaggttttaaatttctGTGCTTTTAATTAATGCAATTTggttttatttttttgtgttctcaaataatttatttatgttatgaattatgttttttatttaatataatgttacaaaaaaatgaatattATGTAGTGGTAATTATTTACAATGTTTAGTGGGTTGGTGGTGAAGCCAACGTGGCGTAAAGGTGACAACACTTTTTCAGTAAGTTGGTAGTGACCACTCCCCATTGCCTAAGGCTAACCAGAGTGGATCAAATTTCACGCGTGAAATTCCTAGGTGGCACCCCAGGAGACGCGTGAACACCGCCCCCAGAGTCGGCGGCTTGGGTGTGGCGTGAGTGGTAAGACAGATGAAGACGATGCATCTGATTTGTTATGAATCTGACCCCTCGCATTTTCCCTattttctctctctttctttttACCCCTTCACTACCAACCCACCGGTGAGCACCATCTTCACACCCTGATGGGTTGGTTGTGGAATGATAAAATACCTTCGTGTCGTCACTTTCACTCACAAATCATCCGGGACCACTCCTCTTTGCCTAATAGTTGTATTGGGTTTGTTTGCAGCGGAAATATTACATTGCCGCTAAcagaaaaataaatacataaaaataagaaaataaaatactTGAAACTATCATAAAAAGCTTGGGTGGCCTAGTAAATCATGTGCAATTGAAAATTCTAAGACTTAAATCTTATAAACTCTAAATTtcataaaaatatcaaaaagtaACACTCTTAATTACGATTAACATATCTAAAGTGTTTGATGATCAGTTTTACTTGTATGTTTATGTTAACATATGTTTTTTCAGTTTATTCATCTATCATCGTTTAGCATCTTAAACACAAACAAAATAATCTGATAAACAAATGAATATAAACAAGAAAAATCATTCGTGTTCACTTGTTTatccaattaattaaacaaaggaATATAAACAAAATCATTTGTCGTCTCGCTTATAACTGTTAAATTATATTTTACGTAACCTTGGGACTACGAAACGTTATTCCGTTGTTAAgactttatattaaaaaaaaattattggtaaCGGATGTTTTGATTAAAGTAATACTCGCTTAAGTATATGACAAGTTTTAGAAGAAAGAACTCAAGAAGTGTGGTGTGGGTCAGATGGTTGGTTTATTTTGTCTTATCCTTTTGCAGTTCGAATAattttgggaaaatgacttattaaggtaagtAACTATTTCAATTGTCCATATATAggtaatgttctttttttttgtacacattaaggtaactaacttgttgtgtttgttcatatttaggtaatatgaccggctatcacctgtttttgcttatgtggcatccACCTGGCATTTGACTTGAATTCGTTGCACCTACGTGGCATGGTGCAtatatgggaaaatgacttattaaggtaactaactatttcagttgtccatatataggtaatgttcttttttttgtacacattaaggtaactaacttgttctgtttgttcatatttaggtaatatgaccggctatcaactgtttttgcttatgtggcatccACCTGGCATATGACTTGAATACGTTGTACCTACGTGGCATGGTGCATATATTGTCTTCATTCGATTACACTATAACTGTGTCATACGATTTCACCcctaattctaaaccctagatcgATCGACGATggcttcttcttcctcatcttatTCTTCAAAATGATAAGATGAATTTCAAGCTGATCATCCATGTGATTGCGGTTTACCATCTTGTGTGAAGATTTCAAGAACTCCTGCAACATATTCAACAATATTGATTTACCATCGAGTTTTGACAAACTCTAAATTTTCTTCCTGGGTTGTCAGGAGTTCTTGAAATCTTCACACGAGATGGTAAGCCACAATCACATAGATGATCAGCTTGAAATTTATCTTGTCGTTTTGAAGAataagatgaggaagaagaaacaaAACAAGTCATATGCCAGGTAGATGCCACGTAGATGCAACGTATTCAAGTCAAATGTCAGGTGGATGCCAATAAGCAAAAACAGGTGATAGCCGGTCATAttacctaaatatgaacaaacaaaacaagttagttaccttaatgtgtacaaaaaaaagaacattacctatatatggacaactgaaatagttagttaccttaataagtcattttcccatataTGCACCAT includes these proteins:
- the LOC111903567 gene encoding uncharacterized protein LOC111903567 — translated: MVRERGESLHNEKKHRKWINRDREAENELLVHDYFYPDSLYDLSEFEERFRISRNLFLRIARDLERNYEFFQLRWDARGKRNFTTIQKYTTALRQLGHGIDVDTSDEYLKMSERTCRDCTYLFCEYVIELYREIYLQHPTKSDVEQFYIAHQAKHGFPWMIETVVSHYLWFWHAFFGMAGSNNDLNVLQAFPLFNNSLQGKTPYMSYVVNGNEYKYGYYLGDVIYPEYAIIVKSYSFLADEKRKLFKLAQESARKDVERAFVVLKQK
- the LOC111903545 gene encoding uncharacterized protein LOC111903545 translates to MDEWQRIDNIVKMWIYGTLSPSLLQLSSKRKPNTLALWCYLESLFRANKDSKAMQLDTELRNISMGNLFVTEYCTKIQTLADLLENLDAEVPKKNIVIYIINGLSPKYDHVVSMIRHQKPLPSFSDTRSILQVEEQCIQLNQNRNPGDSSSPTVLHAGSPSGPPYFSRNNNIGGRGAHGGRGNRGGRNGGKGGRHGGSGPPQNIPARWGFGWYPLLVITGSLLSSQHAGLLPLPIQHRPTTQQPTWPNNSQQQQYYQSRLSHNSPQQAFTTSIQQQSQPTPPWTWFGPPTTPQQQSQPTSLPEFF